CCCGGCGCGGCGAGACCTCGGTCGAACTCGCCGCGGCCTGACCCGGCCGTCCCCAACCCCCTCCCACCAGCGCTAGGAGAGTCATGCCCGAGCCCGCCCCCGCCGTGCCCAAGGCCCGCAGCTGCCCGTTCCTGCCGCCGGACGGCATCGCCGACGTCCGGGCAGCCGCCCCGGTGACCCGGGCCACCTTCACCAGCGGCCACGAGGCCTGGCTGGTGACCGGCTACGAGGAGGTCCGCGCCCTGCTGCGCGACCCGTCCTTCAGTGTCCGGGTGCCTTACGCGCTGCACACCCAGGACGGCGTCGTCACCCAGAAGCCCGGCCGCGGCAGCCTGCTGTGGCAGGACGAGCCGGAGCACACCGCGGACCGCAAGCTGCTCGCCAAGGAGTTCACCGTCCGCCGCATGCAGGCGTTACGGCCGAACATCCAGCGCATCGTCGACGAACACCTCGACGCGATCGAGGCGCGGGGCGGCCCGGTCGACCTGGTGAAGACCTTCGCCAATCCGGTGCCCTCCATGGTGATCTCCGACCTGTTCGGCGTCCCGGTCGAACGCCGGGCGGAGTTCCAGGAGATCGCCGAGGCGATGATGCGGGTCGACCAGGACGCCGCCGCCACCGAGGCCGCCGGCATGCGGCTGGGCGGGCTGCTGTACCAGCTCGTCCAAGAGCGCCGCGACACCCCAGGGGACGACCTGATCTCGGCGCTGATCACCACCGAGGACCCCGACGGCGTCGTCGACGACATGTTCCTCATGAACGCCGCCGGCACCCTGCTGATCGCCGCCCACGACACCACCGCCTGCATGATCGGCCTCGGCGCGGCCCTGCTCCTCGACCGCCCCGACCAGCTGGCCCTGCTGCGCGAGGACCCGTCGCTGGTCGGCAACGCGGTGGAGGAGCTGCTGCGCTACCTCACCATCGGCCAGTTCGGCGGCGAGCGCGTCGCCACCCGGGACGTGGAACTCGGCGGCGTGCGCATCGCCGCGGGCGAGCAGGTCGTCGCGCACGTCCTCGCCGCCGACTTCGACCCCGCGTTCGTGGACGACCCGGAACGCTTCGACATCACCCGCCGCCCCGCCCCGCACCTCGCGTTCGGCTTCGGCGCGCACCAGTGCATCGGCCAGCAACTCGCCCGCATCGAGCTGCAGATCGTCTTCGAGAGCCTGTTCCGGCGCTTCCCGACCCTGCGCCTGGCCAAGCCCGTCTCGGAGCTGCGCTTCCGCACCGACATGGTCTTCTACGGCGTCCACGAGCTGCCCGTCACCTGGTGAACCCCGCCGGCTCCCCGCGGCCCCGCACGAACCGCTGAACGACCGCACCGCCGACCGCCCGAAAGGCACGATATGACCGAGACCGACATCAGCCGCTCCGCGCCGTCGGCCCCGCCCTTCCCACAGGACCGGACCTGCCCCTACCAGCCGCCGGAGGCCTACACGCGGTGGCGGGGCGACGGCCCGCTGACCCGGGTCACGCTCTTCGACGGGCGGCCGGCGTGGCTGATCACCGGGCACGCCGAGGGCCGCGCGCTGCTCGCCGACCCCCGGCTGTCCTCCGACTGGGGGCACCCGGTCTTCCCGGTCGTCGTCCGGCGCACCGAGGGCCGCGGCGGGCTCGCGTTCCCGCTGATCGGCGTCGACGACCCGCTGCACGCCCGGCAGCGCCGCATGCTCATCCCGAGCTTCGGCGTCAAACGCATGAACGCGATCCGCCCCAGGCTCCAGGGCCTGGTGGACCGGCTCCTGGACGACATGCTGGCGAAGGGGCCGGTCGTCGACCTGGTGTCGGCCTTCGCGCTGCCGGTGCCCTCCATGGCCATCTGCGAACTGCTCGGCGTCCCCTACGGCGACCACGACTTCTTCGAGGAGTGCTCCCGCGACTTCGTGGGCGCCGCTACATCGGCGGAGGCCGACGCGGCCTTCGCCCAGCTGTACACGTACCTGCACGGCCTGGTCGCCAAGAAGCAGGCCGAGCCCGGTGACGGCCTGCTCGACGAGCTGATCGCCCGCCAGCTGGAGGAGGGCGGGCTGGACCACGACGAGGTGGTCATGATCGCGCTGGTCCTGCTGGTGGCCGGCCACGAGACCACGGTCAACGCCATCGCCCTCGGCGCCCTCACGCTCATGCAGCACCCGGAACAGATCGACGTGCTGCTGAGCGACCCCGACGCGGTGCCGCGCGCGGTCGAGGAACTGCTGCGGTTCACCTCCGTCTCCGACTACCTGGTCCGGATGGCCACGCAGGAGATCGAGGTCGGCGGCGAGACCATCAGGGCCGGGGACGCGGTGCTGGTCTCCATCACGCTGATGAACCGCGACGCCGGGGCGTACGAGGACCCCGACGTCTTCGACGCCCGGCGCAACGCGCGCCACCACGTCGGCTTCGGCCACGGCATCCACCAGTGCCTCGGGCAGAACCTCGCCCGCGCCGAGCTGGAGATCGCCCTGGGCTCGCTCTTCGCCCGCATCCCCGGCCTGCGGCCGGCCGTGCCCCTGGACGAGGTGCCCATCAAGGCCGGCCACGACGCCCAGGGCCCGATCGAACTCCCCGTCACCTGGTGACAGGGCACGCGTCAGCGGCGGAACGAAAGGAGCGGCCCACGCCATGCGCATCACCATCGACCGCGACCGGTGCATCGGCTCCGGCCAGTGCGTCATGACCGCACCCGGCGTCTTCACCCAGGACGACGACGCGCTCGTCGCCCTCCTCCCGGGACAGGAGGACGGCGCCGGGGACCCGCGCGTGCGCGAGGTGCCCCTGGCCTGCCCGGTACAGGCGGTCACGATCACCGAGGACTGAACGGCGACGGCCGTGCGGCACCGGCCGCACCCGCGCGAGCGGTGGCTCCCCCAAAACGGGGGCCGCCGCTCGCCCGTTCCTGCCTTGTCACGTCGACACGGAGCCGTGCCCCAGCAGTTCGTGCAGCAGCGGGGTCGCGGGCAGCGCCGGATGGAGGTACACGCGCTCGCGGCGCTGTTCGACGGCGGCCAGCAACGCCCGGAAGGTGTTCCTCGCGTCCTCGGTCCGGCCGCCCAGATGCTGCGCCTGGCCCAGCAGGCCCAGGTGCAGCGGGTGCCGTAAGGACGTTCTGGACCGGCCCAGTTCGGCCAGCGAGGTCTGCATGAGGGCGAGGCCGTCGTCATGGTCCCCCGCGTGCGCCAGGCCCCACCCCTGGACGACGCCGAGCATCGCCTTCCAGTACAGCAGGCCGTATTGCCCCGCGACCCGTACGCCCTCGTCGGCCGCCACGAGGGCGGTGCGGGCGTCGCCCTCCCAGGCCGCCACGATCCCGTCGACGTACAGCGCGAACACGCGGTCGGACGGCCTGCTTTCGTACTCGGTGAGGTTCAGCAGCTCGCGCCGGCGCGCGCTCGCGGTCCCCCGGTGACCGAGGAGCCAGTGGGTGAAGGTGTCGTAGGAACGGCAGGAGACCCGCGGGTCGTGCTGGAACGTACGGGCCAGCACATGACCCTCGCCGGCCAGCCGGTCCGCCATGCCGACGCCGCGCTCCAGCTCGGCCAGTGCCTGCGGCAGCATCCCCCGCACATGCAGCACGATGCCCTCGCCGTACGCCGCACCGAGCGCCGCCACGGGCTCCCGGGTCTGCCGCGAGAGCTCCCGAAGCAGGCCCGACAGCTGCCGCGAGGTGTCGTAGCGGCCGGTGACCAGGTGCGCCGCGCACAGCGCCCAGACCACCGACGGGTCCTCGGGGGCATGCGTGGCCGCGTTCAGCGCACGGCCGCGGGACAGCGCCGTCTCCGCCTCGTGATGGCCGTAACCGCGTGTGGTGGCGAGCACTTGGCCGAGCTGGATGTGCAGCCTCTGCTCCAGCAGCACGGTGGCCGAGTCGTCCGGCGGCAGGAAGCCGACCAGGTGCACCGCGCGGCGCAGCCAGGTCTCCACCTGCTCGTACGCCATGGACTGCTCGGCGTGTTCCGCGGCGAGCAGCAGCCGGGGCAGCACCTCGGCCGCGGGCAGCGCGCTCTTGGCGTGCCAGCTGTGATGGGCCACCCGCTCGATCTCCTCGTCCCCGACCTGGCCGCGCCTGCGGGCGCGCAGCGCGTCGGCGATCCGGGCGTGCAGCAGGTGGCGGTCCTCCCGGGGCAGCTCGTCGACGAGGGTCTCCTGGACCAGGGCGTGCGCGAAGTGCAGCCGCCCCGGATGGTTCGGGTCCTCCCCGAGCAGTCCGGCCCGGATGGCCGACTCGAGCGCGGCGACGACCGGTTCGTCCCGGGTCGCGGTCCGGTGCAGCAGGTCCGTGTCCACCTCGGCGCCGATGACGGCGCACAGCCGGAGCACCCCGAGCACCGGCTCGGGTAACGCGGCGAACCGCTGGTGCAGCGCCTCGCGCACCCCGGCGGGAATGTGCGCGAGGAGCGCGCCGACCGCGTTGGGGTGGTGGAGTTTACGCGCGTCACCCACGAGGGAGAGCAGCTGCATCACGAAGTACGGATTGCCTTCGCTGCGCCGGTGCAGCACCTCTATCACCTCCGGGTCC
This Streptomyces misionensis DNA region includes the following protein-coding sequences:
- a CDS encoding ferredoxin: MRITIDRDRCIGSGQCVMTAPGVFTQDDDALVALLPGQEDGAGDPRVREVPLACPVQAVTITED
- a CDS encoding cytochrome P450, which produces MPEPAPAVPKARSCPFLPPDGIADVRAAAPVTRATFTSGHEAWLVTGYEEVRALLRDPSFSVRVPYALHTQDGVVTQKPGRGSLLWQDEPEHTADRKLLAKEFTVRRMQALRPNIQRIVDEHLDAIEARGGPVDLVKTFANPVPSMVISDLFGVPVERRAEFQEIAEAMMRVDQDAAATEAAGMRLGGLLYQLVQERRDTPGDDLISALITTEDPDGVVDDMFLMNAAGTLLIAAHDTTACMIGLGAALLLDRPDQLALLREDPSLVGNAVEELLRYLTIGQFGGERVATRDVELGGVRIAAGEQVVAHVLAADFDPAFVDDPERFDITRRPAPHLAFGFGAHQCIGQQLARIELQIVFESLFRRFPTLRLAKPVSELRFRTDMVFYGVHELPVTW
- a CDS encoding cytochrome P450; this translates as MTETDISRSAPSAPPFPQDRTCPYQPPEAYTRWRGDGPLTRVTLFDGRPAWLITGHAEGRALLADPRLSSDWGHPVFPVVVRRTEGRGGLAFPLIGVDDPLHARQRRMLIPSFGVKRMNAIRPRLQGLVDRLLDDMLAKGPVVDLVSAFALPVPSMAICELLGVPYGDHDFFEECSRDFVGAATSAEADAAFAQLYTYLHGLVAKKQAEPGDGLLDELIARQLEEGGLDHDEVVMIALVLLVAGHETTVNAIALGALTLMQHPEQIDVLLSDPDAVPRAVEELLRFTSVSDYLVRMATQEIEVGGETIRAGDAVLVSITLMNRDAGAYEDPDVFDARRNARHHVGFGHGIHQCLGQNLARAELEIALGSLFARIPGLRPAVPLDEVPIKAGHDAQGPIELPVTW